The Deltaproteobacteria bacterium region TCCGGCCGGGGGAGGATGACCTGTTCCGTGGCGGCCGGTGACCCTTCGACTTCGCTCCGCTGACGCGGAGCTACGCTCAGGGCGAACGGAGAAACGGAGAATAGTGCCGTTCGTCCTGAGCCCTTCGACAAAGCTCAGGACAGGCGTAGCGAAGCGAAGTCGAAGGACCGCCTCGACGGGACCGTATTTGTCGGACCCGGCGCGAACGTGCTAAGAGCCTTCCCATGCAAGATTCCATTTCAATCGCTATTGTTGGAGGGACCGGAAGTCTGGGAATGGGCCTGGCGGGACGCTTGGCGCGTCCGGGCGTCCGGGTGCTCATCGGCTCACGGGACGCGCAGCGCGGCGCGGACGCGGCGAAGGATTTGAACGAAAGGCTGGGCACGAACTTCGTGGAGGGGATGCTCAACGCCGACGCGGTCCGTGAAGCGGAGCTTGCCGTCATCTCGGTCCCCTACGAGGGGCAGGAGAAGATGGTGGCCGACCTGGCCGGCGAGCTGCGCGGCAAGATCGTCATCGACGCGGTGGTGCCGCTGCTCAAAGGCCGGCCCTTCGTGCCCGAGGCCGGCTCGGCGCTGCTGGAGGCGCAGAAGATCCTGGGCGACGACACTCCGGTCATCGGCGCGCTGCACAACATCTCGGCGCTGGACCTGAGCGCGCCGGATGAACCCCTGGGCGACGTGCTGGTGTGCGGCGACAGCAGGGAAGCCAAGGAGCGCGTCATCGAGCTGCTGGAGCGCATCGGCGCCACCGGCCTGGACGCCGGTCCGGCGGCCAACGCCTATGTGGTCGAAGGGCTGACCGGCGTGCTCATCGCCCTCAACCGCCGCTACAAGTCGAAGCACGCCAGTGTGAAGATAACGGGCATTCACTAGCAGCCGGTGTGACGCGCCACACTGGAGTCGAGAGGCATATCCATGAGCCTGCCTGTCATCGATGCCGACGGTCATGTGATCGAGGACGAGTCCATCGTCGATTACATCGAGGAGCCCTACCGCAGCCAGGCGAGCAAGCGCATCCTCACCCGGGTCTTCCCCTCCCTGGACCATCATCACCTGGGGCTCAAGTACCTGAGCGAGGGCGCCTTCGGCGGCGGCAAGCCCGTGACCCCGGAGGACTGGCGCTCGTTCGTGGAGCAGGCGGGGTTCGAGTGCAGCGTGCTGTATCCCACCTGGGGCCTCGCCATGGGCAACATCAGCATGCCGGACTGGGCGTGCGCCGTGGCCCATGCCTACAACAGTTGGCTCCACGACCGCTATCTCAAGGACAACCCGCGGCTCAAGGGCATGGCGCTGATCCCGCTGCAGGACCCGCGGGAGGCGGTGCGGGAGCTACGCCGGGCGGTGACCGAGCTGGGCATGCTCGGCGCCATGCTGCCCTCGCGCGGCCTGCCCATGGACCTGGGCCACAAGACCTACTGGGACGTTTACGCGGAGGCCGAACGGCTGGGCTGCGGACTCGCGGTGCACGGCGGCTGCCACCACGGCATGGGCCTCGACACCCTGGAGGCATTCGTTCCCATCGCCGGGCTGGGCCATCCCTTCAGCCTGATGATCGCGTTCTCCGGCATGGTCTACCACGGCGTCTTCGACCGCTTCCCGAACCTGCGGGTGGCCTTCCTGGAGGGGGGCGCCGGCTGGCTGACCTTCTGGATGGACCGCATGGACCGGTCCCACGAATTCTTCGGGGAGTGGAACTCCCACGGCAACTACCACGGCCCCGATC contains the following coding sequences:
- a CDS encoding amidohydrolase family protein gives rise to the protein MSLPVIDADGHVIEDESIVDYIEEPYRSQASKRILTRVFPSLDHHHLGLKYLSEGAFGGGKPVTPEDWRSFVEQAGFECSVLYPTWGLAMGNISMPDWACAVAHAYNSWLHDRYLKDNPRLKGMALIPLQDPREAVRELRRAVTELGMLGAMLPSRGLPMDLGHKTYWDVYAEAERLGCGLAVHGGCHHGMGLDTLEAFVPIAGLGHPFSLMIAFSGMVYHGVFDRFPNLRVAFLEGGAGWLTFWMDRMDRSHEFFGEWNSHGNYHGPDPDHEPSRYALLDNVFVGCEGGENGLDYQIQRAGNGRFLFASDFPHEIGPGDIGHEIAEVAEHPALSDEDKAAILADNARRFYRLGQ
- the npdG gene encoding NADPH-dependent F420 reductase, translated to MQDSISIAIVGGTGSLGMGLAGRLARPGVRVLIGSRDAQRGADAAKDLNERLGTNFVEGMLNADAVREAELAVISVPYEGQEKMVADLAGELRGKIVIDAVVPLLKGRPFVPEAGSALLEAQKILGDDTPVIGALHNISALDLSAPDEPLGDVLVCGDSREAKERVIELLERIGATGLDAGPAANAYVVEGLTGVLIALNRRYKSKHASVKITGIH